Below is a genomic region from Bordetella pertussis 18323.
CGCAACAGGCGCGCCCGCCAGCGCGGCGGCACGCGTTCGATCCACTGCAGCTTCACAGCGCCTCGAAGATGCCGGCCGCGCCCATGCCGGTGCCGATGCACATGGTGACCATGCCGTACTTGCCGCCGGTGCGGCGCAGGCCGTGCACGATGGTGGCGGTGCGGATGGCGCCGGTCGCGCCCAGCGGGTGGCCCAGCGCGATCGCCCCGCCCAGCGGGTTGACCTTGGCCGGATCGAGTTCGAGGTCGCGCATGACCGCCAGCGACTGCGCGGCGAAGGCTTCGTTCAGTTCGATCCAGTCCAGGTCCTGCTGGGCGATGCCGCTGCGCGCCAGCACCTTGGGAATGGCCATCCTGGGGCCGATGCCCATGATCTCCGGCGGCACGCCGGCCACCGCGAAATCGACGAAGCGCGCCAGCGGCTGCAGGCCGTACTCGCGCAGGACGCGCTCGGAGACCAGCACGACGGCGGCCGCGCCATCGGACATCTGCGAGCTGTTGCCGGCGGTGACGCTGCCGCGCGCGGCGAATACCGGCCGCAGCCTGGCCAGCGCCTCGGCGGTGCTGTCGGGGCGCGGGCCTTCGTCCTGTTCGATCCAGCGTTCGGCCACGCGCACGGCGCCATCGCGTCCGCCGGCCAGGTGCGTGCGCACCTGGTAGGGCGTGATCTCGGCCTTGAAGTGGCCGGCGGCGATGGCGGCGCAGGCCTTCTGGTGCGAGGACAGCGAAAAGGCGTCCTGGTCCTCGCGCGAGACTTTCCATTGCTCGGCGACTTTTTCGCCGGTCAGCCCCATGCCGAACGCCATGCCGAGGTTTTCCTCGTGCGCGAAGACGGCGGGGTTCATCGCCACCTTGTTGCCCATGATCTGCGGCATGGCGCTCATCGATTCGGTGCCGGCGCCTATCATCACGTCGGCCATGCCCAGCCGGATGCGGTTGGCGGCATCGGCCACCGCCTGCAGGCCCGAGGCGCAGAAGCGGTTGACGGTGACGCCGGCCACGCTTTGCGGCAGGCCGGCAAGCAGCAGGCCGATGCGCGAGACGTTCATGCCCTGTTCGGCCTCCGGCATGGCGCAGCCGGTGATCACGTCGTCGATGCGCTCGGGCAGCAGCGCGGGCACCTGCGCCAGCGCGGCCTGCAGCACCGCGGCCAGCATGTCGTCGGGGCGCGTGGTGGCGTAGGCGCCATTGCGCTTGCCCACCGGCAGGCGGGTCGCGGCGACGATGTAGGCGTCCTGAATCTGTTTGCTCATGATGAATCCTCAGTTGCGCAGCGGTTTGCCGGTGTCCAGGGTGTGGCGGATGCGCGCCTGCGTTTCGGGCGTGCGCAGCAGCGCCATGAATTCGCGCCGTTCCACGGCCAGCAGCCACTGCTCGTCGACGCGGGTGCCGGCCTCGACCTCGCCGCCGCACAGGGCCACGGCGGCGCTGCGCGCCACGCGGTAGTCATGGGCGCTGATCATGCCGCCTTCGCGCATGTTGACCAGCACCATCTCGAAGTTGGCGATGCCGGTGCGGCCGGCCACCGGGATGTCGCGCGGCGCGGGCGCCGGCGCGTGGCCGCTGTCGGCCGCGGCGCGCGCCTGGCGCAGCGCCACCCACAGCAGCTCGTCCGGATGGAACACCACCGTGTCGCCGTCGTG
It encodes:
- a CDS encoding acetyl-CoA C-acyltransferase yields the protein MSKQIQDAYIVAATRLPVGKRNGAYATTRPDDMLAAVLQAALAQVPALLPERIDDVITGCAMPEAEQGMNVSRIGLLLAGLPQSVAGVTVNRFCASGLQAVADAANRIRLGMADVMIGAGTESMSAMPQIMGNKVAMNPAVFAHEENLGMAFGMGLTGEKVAEQWKVSREDQDAFSLSSHQKACAAIAAGHFKAEITPYQVRTHLAGGRDGAVRVAERWIEQDEGPRPDSTAEALARLRPVFAARGSVTAGNSSQMSDGAAAVVLVSERVLREYGLQPLARFVDFAVAGVPPEIMGIGPRMAIPKVLARSGIAQQDLDWIELNEAFAAQSLAVMRDLELDPAKVNPLGGAIALGHPLGATGAIRTATIVHGLRRTGGKYGMVTMCIGTGMGAAGIFEAL